The following proteins come from a genomic window of Meleagris gallopavo isolate NT-WF06-2002-E0010 breed Aviagen turkey brand Nicholas breeding stock chromosome Z, Turkey_5.1, whole genome shotgun sequence:
- the SETD9 gene encoding SET domain-containing protein 9, translating to MHSHARPRLPADRHFRFLVLYRTLRYVPESSQDKIIPDEDVLETLVKVFTALLVNDLGRQVPALSLLPTVGRRYAQLRAAELQPDAASSRSRQSRQVLLSPEEVLFRTLGFSVTRDRSSLPSAGTGVFVSKGFVPKGAVVAMYPGTVYRKHEPIFFQSLGNPFIFRCIDGILIDGNDKGLSRSVYRSCSWRDQLGPFQMSDVSWLTAAPQNPLAVGQYVNNCSYEKAANVCYQEFDVPGHFPVELKQYLPNIVYSHEIESHLRCVVLVTLRDIKQGEELFSNYYTIVN from the exons ATGCACTCGCACGCACGGCCCCGTCTCCCCGCGGACAGAC ATTTTCGCTTTCTTGTTCTTTACAGGACGCTTCGGTACGTTCCTGAAAGCTCCCAGGACAAAATAATCCCCGATGAAGACGTCTTAGAAACGCTGGTGAAAGTATTTACAGCGCTGCTTGTGAACGACTTGGGCAGGCAGGTGCCGGCGCTGTCGCTGCTGCCCACCGTTGGGCGGAGGTACGCGCAGTTACGGGCCGCCGAGCTGCAGCCGGACGCTGCGAGTTCGCGGAGCCGCCAGAGCCGGCAGGTGCTGCTCAGCCCGGAGGAGGTCCTGTTTCGGACGCTGGGGTTCAGCGTCACTCGGGACCGGAGCTCCCTGCCTTCTGCCGGGACCGGAGTCTTCGTTAGCAAAGGCTTTGTGCCGAAAGGGGCGGTTGTGGCCATGTATCCCG GTACAGTGTACAGAAAGCACGAGCCAATCTTTTTCCAGTCGCTTGGCAATCCGTTTATTTTTAGGTGCATCGATGGTATTCTTATTGATGGGAATGATAAAGGACTGTCAAGATCAGTGTACAG ATCTTGCAGCTGGAGGGATCAGCTTGGCCCCTTTCAGATGAGCGATGTGAGCTGGCTCACGGCTGCTCCACAGAACCCACTGGCAGTGGGACAGTATGTGAACAACTGCTCCTACG aaaaagcaGCCAATGTATGTTATCAGGAGTTTGATGTGCCAGGACATTTTCCTGTAGAACTGAAACAGTATCTTCCAAACATCGTCTACAGCCACGAGATAGAGAG